Genomic segment of Paraburkholderia agricolaris:
ACAGATGCGGCAGCGCCGACTCCAGATGACGGAGGCCATGATCGAGTTGCGCGACGTAGCCGGAGAATTCCTGGCCGAGCGTCAGCGGTGTAGCGTCCTGCAGGTGCGTGCGGCCGATCTTGACGACGTCGGCGAAGGCTTTGGCCTTGCTGTCGAGCGTATCGCGCAGCGTTTTCAGCGCCGGCAGCAGATGCTTGACGATCGCGTAGGCAGCGGCTACGTGCATCGCGGTCGGAAAGACGTCGTTCGACGACTGGCCACGATTCACGTCGTCGTTCGGATGCACTTTGCGCGCTTCGCCGCGCTCGCCGCCGAGCAGTTCGCTCGCGCGATTCGCGATCACCTCGTTGAGGTTCATGTTGGTCTGCGTGCCGGAGCCGGTTTGCCAGACCGCGAGCGGAAATTCCTCCGGATGCTTGCCGTCGATGATCTCGTCGGCCGCTTGCATGATCGCCTTCGCCTTGCTCTCGTCGAGTACACCGAGACCCAGATTGACTTCCGCGGCGGCGCGCTTGATGACGGCTAGCGCGGTGATCAGTTCGGGCGACTGTTTCTCCGACGAAATGCGGAAATTCTGCAGTGAGCGCTGGGTTTGCGCGCCCCATAGACGAGCGTTCGGTACGGCGATTTCGCCGAACGTGTCGCGCTCCATTCGTACGTCTTCAGTCATGGTTCAACTCCGCTTCTCAAAGTGGTGCGATCAAAGTTGTGCGTTAACCGGTAATAAGGAGAATAGACCGGTTAGCGCGTTCCGGTAAAAACCCGCTTGCGGATCGAAGATATAGGTACGGCGCGTGCCGTCCTCGACGTCGGTCCAGACCAGAGGCGAAAGGGGCGCGCCGATCGAGCGCAGATAGGCGAGTTGCGCCGGATCGGCTAGCGTGACGCGGTAGCTCGCGTCGGGCGCGATGGCGCGCTCGAAGATTTGCGCGACCTGTTCGGCAAGCGCGGGGCTATGGATGACCAGCGTCTGCTCAGTGTTCAGATTGGCCGAGCGCGGATCGAGATTCATCGAGCCGATCACCAGAATCTTGCGGTCGATCACGTAGGTCTTGGCATGCAGGCTGGCGCGCGAGTGAGATCCGGTGAAGCGGACGCGAGCCGTATTCTGCTGCGGTTTGAATTCGTACAACTCCACGCCCTGTTGCAGCAGCGGCACGCGAAAAGGACTGTAGCCCGCTTGCACGGCTACCGCGTCGGTTGCGGCGAGCGAGTTGGTCAGCACGGCGATGCGCACGCCGCGATGCGTGAGTTCGCCGGCCGCCTTGACGCCGCTCTCGTGCGGTACGAAGTAGGGCGAAATGATCAGAAAGTCTTTCTGTGCGTCGCGCATCAGTTCGGCGAGGCGCTGCATCGGCGGACTGACGTAGTCCGGCGACGGATGTTCGATTTTCTCCGGCAGGTCCGCCTTGAATTCAGCGGGTGCCCACGTCAGGCCGAGTTGATCCTGGGCGATCTGCGAGGCGAGCGGTGTGGCGTTCAGCGGCTTCGCGTTGTAGGGGTCGGCGTTGGTGCGCCAGTGTTGGCGTAAATCGTCGCGTGTCTGGTCGAGCTCTTTCGCATCGAACTTCTGTTTGTTCAGCACCTGCAGCGGATAGGCGATGCTGCTGTTCCAGTAGTCGTCGAAACTCGCGGAGACGTCGGCGGTAATCGGGCCGGCGGCGAGCACGTCGAGGTCGCGAAACTGCAGCGTTTCGCTGGCGCTGAAATATTCGTCGCCGAGGTTGCGGCCGCCGACGATCGCCAACTGGTTGTCGGTGATCATCGACTTGTTGTGCATGCGTCGCGTGAAATGATCGATCTGCGTGAACAGGTTGGTGGTGCGTTGGAACACGCCCTCCTGCGCGCTGCCGAACGGATTGAAGACGCGGATCGCAATGTTGGGATGCGAGTTCAGACCCGCCATCGTGCGGTCGATGTCCTTGAAGTTCAGATCGTCGACCAGCATGCGCACCCGCACGCCGTGATCGGCCGCGTAGAGTGCGGCGCCGAGCAGCAGCTTGCCGGTGGTGTCCTCATTGGCGATGTAGTACTGCATGTCGAGGGTTTTCGTCGCCGCGCGCGCGAGGGCAATGCGCATCTGCAAGGCGTCGGTGCCGCTCGGCAAGAGCCGGAAACCGGACTCGTTCGGATGCGCCGCTTCGAGCGGCGCGAGGGCCGTGCGAAGCGGCGTTGACTCGGTGACCGGCAGTGCGTGGGTGACGGGGCGCTCGAATGCGGTGGCGGGAGGCTTGGCGGCGCAAGCGGTCAAACATGCCGCCGCGCAGCACAGCAGGAAGAAACGTATCGTTGTCCAGCCATCCCGCGATTCCCTACTGAAACTTCCTGCGCGGCGCGGCGCGTCCTTCGGCGTGGAGGGCTTCCCCATGGGCGTGCTCAAAGCGGACTTGCGATGCAGTGCGGTCTGATTCTTGTCTTGATGCCACGACACGCTGTTTCTCCCGTTGGCAGGCCTCTCATGGCGGCAGCGCGTGTGGCTTGATCGCGCTGCCGAGAAATGCATTCTAAGGGGAATCAGACGGGCGGGCTTTCGTTCCTGGCTTTGACGGTAACGCGGGACCTTGGTCTGCTTGCCTGCGTGATGGTGTCGGGCCGGTGTCGGACCGGTGTCTGACGGTATCTGCCGGCACGCTGTGAACGTGAGGGCAGATACCGTCAGATAAAGCCAGCGGCGTGAGAGCCGTGGCGCCCCGGCCGCCGCCGGGTTGTAACTTGCTGGTCGCTTGCGGGTGCTTATCCGCGTTCGGCGTTCAACGCGCGCTGGCCATCTGGGTGCGTCGACCCTTTCGCGGGACGTCCCGCCCAGTAACCCGCGAGCAGCGAGCCTGAGAGGTTGTGCCATACCGAAAACAACGCGCCCGGCAACGCTGCGATCGGCGTGAAATACAGCTTGCCGAGCGTCGCCGCGAGTCCCGAATTCTGCATGCCCACTTCGATAGCGAGCGTGCGGCAGACGGCTTCGTCGAAGCCGAGCAAGCGGCCGCCCCAGTAACCGCCGAGCAGACCGATGCCGTTGTGCAGCACGACGCCCAGCATCACCACGAGGCCCACCGACGCGATGCTCTTCTGCGTGCCGCCGACCACCGCGCCGATGATCAGCAGAATCGCCACCATCGAGATCAGCGGCAGGATCGGTTCGACCTTGCGCAC
This window contains:
- a CDS encoding phospholipase D family protein, whose translation is MGKPSTPKDAPRRAGSFSRESRDGWTTIRFFLLCCAAACLTACAAKPPATAFERPVTHALPVTESTPLRTALAPLEAAHPNESGFRLLPSGTDALQMRIALARAATKTLDMQYYIANEDTTGKLLLGAALYAADHGVRVRMLVDDLNFKDIDRTMAGLNSHPNIAIRVFNPFGSAQEGVFQRTTNLFTQIDHFTRRMHNKSMITDNQLAIVGGRNLGDEYFSASETLQFRDLDVLAAGPITADVSASFDDYWNSSIAYPLQVLNKQKFDAKELDQTRDDLRQHWRTNADPYNAKPLNATPLASQIAQDQLGLTWAPAEFKADLPEKIEHPSPDYVSPPMQRLAELMRDAQKDFLIISPYFVPHESGVKAAGELTHRGVRIAVLTNSLAATDAVAVQAGYSPFRVPLLQQGVELYEFKPQQNTARVRFTGSHSRASLHAKTYVIDRKILVIGSMNLDPRSANLNTEQTLVIHSPALAEQVAQIFERAIAPDASYRVTLADPAQLAYLRSIGAPLSPLVWTDVEDGTRRTYIFDPQAGFYRNALTGLFSLLPVNAQL